A window from Triticum aestivum cultivar Chinese Spring chromosome 6D, IWGSC CS RefSeq v2.1, whole genome shotgun sequence encodes these proteins:
- the LOC123145626 gene encoding glycosyltransferase family 92 protein RCOM_0530710 — protein MQSRRRHAAAAVLSVTALLAFICVQAGLVAFPLRDTRSRSLLVPPRWLPLGLRAVRAGTATPAGAGTEAVLLPGWEVIVLLRRPDAASAPADENVQNATCVFRGGASSPARALGPLPATGRHAYTCIMPEPARAHRHDAPLVLFPASTVGNAGDGASGRSPEMLKWSDRIVYESIVIVGGDVLVFAKGVNRRKKVNRAAADIRCLYYRGDAGNAVASLPATTSAQQVFRCPPPPATTPVDLELRVTLAVVGEQPIPSLATYDPPRRRDSPPMSSHVTESTPSGKRLICACTMVRDVAKFLREWVVYHAAVGVDRFYVYDNGSEDDLVDQVRHLTSDGFEVFTMSWPWPKTLEAALSHSAAVHRDSCEWMVFIDVDEFLFSPHWVHSENPTKSMLHSITTVGEDIGQVSMWCADFGPSGQTAHPKEGVTQGYTCRRQIMERRKSLVRLGAVDRSLTNSVHYFLLQPGFRSKWNTRVRVNHYKYQAWDEFKVKFRRRASTYTVDWTNKKNPRSNDRTPGLGFEAVEPAGWPHRFCEVNDTLLRDVTRRWYGLGFGNKLGRRRIIGTTPGSSYNV, from the coding sequence ATGCAGTCGCGCCGGCGGCACGCCGCCGCCGCGGTCCTCTCCGTCACGGCGCTCCTCGCCTTCATCTGCGTCCAAGCCGGCCTCGTTGCATTCCCGCTGCGCGACACGCGCTCGCGCTCCCTGCTCGTGCCGCCGCGCTGGCTTCCCCTCGGCCTCCGCGCCGTCCGAGCTGGGACAGCCACGCCGGCGGGCGCGGGAACGGAGGCCGTGCTGCTTCCGGGCTGGGAGGTCATCGTCCTACTCCGTCGACCCGACGCCGCCAGTGCACCCGCCGACGAGAACGTACAAAACGCCACGTGCGTGTTCCGGGGCGGGGCGTCCTCCCCGGCGCGCGCGCTCGGGCCGCTGCCGGCGACCGGCCGCCACGCCTACACCTGCATCATGCCCGAGCCAGCGCGGGCTCACCGCCACGACGCGCCGCTCGTGCTCTTCCCCGCCTCCACGGTCGGTAACGCCGGCGACGGCGCCTCAGGCCgctcaccggagatgctgaagtgGAGCGACCGCATCGTGTACGAGTCCATCGTGATCGTCGGCGGCGACGTGCTCGTCTTCGCCAAGGGCGTCAACCGACGGAAAAAAGTCAACCGCGCGGCTGCAGACATCCGGTGCCTGTACTACCGTGGCGACGCCGGTAACGCCGTGGCCTCGCTGCCGGCCACCACCTCGGCGCAGCAAGTCTTCCGGTGCCCACCTCCACCGGCGACGACTCCGGTCGACCTAGAGCTGCGCGTCACGCTTGCCGTGGTCGGCGAGCAGCCCATCCCCTCACTGGCGACCTATGACCCGCCACGCCGTCGGGACTCGCCGCCGATGTCGTCCCATGTGACTGAATCAACGCCGTCGGGGAAGAGGCTGATTTGCGCCTGCACCATGGTCCGGGACGTGGCCAAGTTCCTGCGGGAGTGGGTCGTCTACCACGCGGCCGTGGGGGTGGACCGGTTCTACGTCTACGACAACGGGAGCGAGGATGACCTGGTGGACCAGGTGCGCCACCTCACCTCGGACGGATTCGAAGTTTTCACTATGAGCTGGCCCTGGCCAAAAACTCTAGAGGCCGCGCTATCCCACAGCGCAGCGGTGCATCGAGATTCGTGCGAGTGGATGGTCTTCATCGACGTCGACGAGTTCCTCTTCTCTCCACACTGGGTTCATTCGGAGAACCCTACGAAATCTATGCTCCATTCAATCACAACCGTCGGAGAAGACATTGGACAGGTGTCCATGTGGTGCGCGGATTTTGGCCCCTCGGGCCAAACCGCGCACCCGAAAGAAGGGGTCACCCAAGGCTACACATGCCGAAGGCAGATCATGGAGCGACGCAAGTCATTGGTCCGGCTCGGCGCGGTAGACCGGTCACTGACTAACTCGGTCCACTACTTCCTGCTTCAGCCAGGGTTTCGAAGCAAATGGAACACGCGAGTTCGCGTGAACCACTACAAGTACCAAGCTTGGGACGAGTTCAAGGTGAAATTCCGCCGCCGAGCTTCGACATACACCGTCGATTGGACCAACAAGAAGAACCCCCGTTCCAATGACCGGACCCCGGGTTTAGGGTTTGAGGCAGTCGAGCCGGCTGGTTGGCCACACAGGTTCTGCGAGGTGAATGACACTCTGCTCCGCGATGTGACTCGGAGATGGTACGGCCTTGGATTTGGAAACAAGCTGGGTAGGCGACGAATAATCGGTACAACTCCTGGCTCATCATATAATGTATGA